GAGGTTCTGGCAAATAGTGCCATCGCCGTGACCGATCCGCAGGTCATGCAGGGCGTGCGCGATGCCGTCGCCGCCGCGCTGCCCGTTCCACAAGAGCTTCTCGACGCCGCCGAGGCCGAATACGCCCAAATGTGCGCCGATGCCAAAGCCAAGGGCGCGCGCCGCAAACCGCCGCGCCCCGCACCGCCGACGGCCGCGGTGCTGTACGAGCCGGCCGCAGATATCGTCGGCCAGCTGCGCGAGTGCTTGGTCGAGGCCGATGGCGAGGATGTGATCCGCCTGGTCACCGGCAACCCGCTGCACCGCGAGTCCATCAAGGCCGAGATCAACGCCGTGGCGTCTGCCGGCCTGGAATTCCAGGTGGTGCCGGGCATGTCCCTGCCATCCACCGTGCCGTCCTTTGCCGGCATTGCGCTCGGTTCGACCTATACCGAAGCCGACGTTACCGACGGCGCCGATTGGGACGCGCTGGCCAATGCCACCCAGCCCATCGTCCTGCAGGCCACCAAGGAAGACCTGCCGGTCATCTCCGACGAGCTGCAGCAGCGCGGCATGCCGGCCGAGACCGAAGCATTTGTCACCGTCCACGGCACCACCCGCCTGCAGCGCACCTACGAGACCACGCTGGGCACCATGGGCAAGCTCGACGCGGACCTCACCGGGCCGCTCGTGGTCACCCTAGGCCGCAGCATCGACGACCGCACCAAGTACTCGTGGTGGGAAAATCGCCCGCTCTACGGCTGGCGCGTGCTCGTCCCGCGCACCAAGGAGCAGGCCGGCCCGATGTCCGCGCGCCTGGCCGGCTACGGCGCTATCCCGCAAAACGTGCCCACCATCTCCATCGAGCCGCCGCGCAACCCGGCGCAGATGGACCGCGCCATCAAAGGCATCGTCGAGGGCCGCTATAAGTGGATCGTCTTCACCTCCGTCAACGCCGTGACCGCGGTGTGGGATAAAATTGCCCAGCTCGGCCTCGACGCCCGCGATTTCGCCGGCGTCCACCTCGCAGCCGTGGGTACCAAAACCGCGGCCGCCATCCGCGCCAAGGGCATGGTCCCGGAGCTCCTGCCACACAAGAAGAAGCAGAACGCCGAGGGCCTGCTCGATGTCTTCCCCAACTTCGTAGAAGACATCGACGCCGTCGGCCGCGTCCTGCTCCCGCGCGCCGATATCGCGGCCGACACCCTGGTTGACGGGCTCAAGGCCCTGGACTGGGAGGTCGACGACGTCGTGGCCTACCGCACCGTCCGCGCCGCCCCGCCTTCGGCCGAAATCCGCGACATGATCAAGACCGGCGGCTTCGACGCCGTCGCCTTCACCTCCGGGTCCACCGTGCGCAATCTGGTGGGCATTGCGGGCAAACCGCACCAGCGGACGATCATTGCGTGTA
The nucleotide sequence above comes from Corynebacterium tuberculostearicum. Encoded proteins:
- a CDS encoding uroporphyrinogen-III synthase, coding for MSNAAPDTQLGKIVFVGAGPGNPDLLTVRAREVLANSAIAVTDPQVMQGVRDAVAAALPVPQELLDAAEAEYAQMCADAKAKGARRKPPRPAPPTAAVLYEPAADIVGQLRECLVEADGEDVIRLVTGNPLHRESIKAEINAVASAGLEFQVVPGMSLPSTVPSFAGIALGSTYTEADVTDGADWDALANATQPIVLQATKEDLPVISDELQQRGMPAETEAFVTVHGTTRLQRTYETTLGTMGKLDADLTGPLVVTLGRSIDDRTKYSWWENRPLYGWRVLVPRTKEQAGPMSARLAGYGAIPQNVPTISIEPPRNPAQMDRAIKGIVEGRYKWIVFTSVNAVTAVWDKIAQLGLDARDFAGVHLAAVGTKTAAAIRAKGMVPELLPHKKKQNAEGLLDVFPNFVEDIDAVGRVLLPRADIAADTLVDGLKALDWEVDDVVAYRTVRAAPPSAEIRDMIKTGGFDAVAFTSGSTVRNLVGIAGKPHQRTIIACIGPSARAAAEEMGLRVDVVPEVADVPALVDALADHVAALRAAGNLPAPRKKRRSRKKATKVDKA